In Enterobacter cloacae, the following are encoded in one genomic region:
- the rsmB gene encoding ribosomal RNA small subunit methyltransferase B yields the protein MKKQNLRSLAAQAVEQVVEQGQSLSNVLPPLQQKVSDKDKALLQELCFGVLRTLSQLEWLINKLMSRPMTGKQRTVHYLIMVGFYQLLHTRIPPHAALAETVEGAVAIKRPQLKGLINGVLRQFQRQQEELLAEFAQSETRFLHPDWLLKRLKKAYPQQWQNIADANNQRPPMWLRVNRNHHTRDAWLALLEEAGMSGFPHEAYPDAVRLASPAPVHVLPGFEEGWVTVQDASAQGCMTWLEPKNGEQILDLCAAPGGKTTHILEVAPQANVMAVDVDEQRLSRVYDNLKRLGMKAQVKQGDGRKPAEWCGETQFDRILLDAPCSATGVIRRHPDIKWLRRDRDIPELAQLQSEILDAIWPHLKSGGTLVYATCSILPEENSQQIAAFLKRTPDAALHDTGTPERPGQQNLPGAEEGDGFFYAKLIKE from the coding sequence ATGAAAAAACAAAATCTACGCAGTCTGGCGGCACAGGCCGTTGAGCAAGTTGTCGAGCAGGGTCAGTCACTGAGCAATGTCCTGCCTCCACTACAACAAAAAGTGTCCGATAAAGACAAAGCACTGCTTCAGGAGCTGTGTTTTGGCGTCCTGCGCACTCTTTCTCAGCTTGAGTGGTTGATTAATAAGCTGATGTCACGCCCAATGACGGGTAAGCAACGTACCGTGCATTACTTGATCATGGTTGGCTTCTATCAGCTTCTTCATACCCGTATCCCGCCTCATGCTGCGCTCGCTGAAACGGTGGAAGGTGCCGTTGCGATTAAACGCCCGCAACTGAAAGGATTGATCAACGGGGTATTACGCCAGTTCCAGCGACAGCAGGAAGAGCTTCTGGCTGAATTTGCTCAAAGCGAAACGCGTTTCCTGCACCCTGACTGGCTTCTGAAGCGTCTTAAGAAAGCGTATCCACAACAGTGGCAGAACATTGCTGACGCCAATAACCAACGTCCACCGATGTGGCTGCGCGTCAACCGTAACCACCATACCCGAGACGCATGGCTGGCTTTACTGGAAGAAGCCGGGATGAGTGGATTCCCCCATGAGGCCTACCCTGACGCCGTTCGTTTAGCCTCCCCAGCGCCAGTACATGTACTACCCGGTTTTGAAGAGGGTTGGGTGACCGTACAGGACGCCTCGGCACAGGGCTGCATGACATGGCTTGAACCGAAAAACGGTGAGCAGATCCTCGATCTTTGCGCCGCACCTGGCGGCAAAACAACCCATATTCTGGAAGTCGCTCCGCAAGCTAACGTGATGGCAGTAGATGTCGATGAACAGCGTCTGTCACGCGTCTATGACAACCTGAAGCGTCTGGGGATGAAAGCGCAGGTCAAACAGGGCGATGGGCGTAAACCTGCAGAATGGTGTGGTGAGACGCAGTTCGACCGTATTTTGCTGGATGCCCCCTGCTCCGCAACCGGCGTGATTCGTCGTCATCCTGATATCAAGTGGCTACGTCGCGATCGTGATATTCCAGAGCTTGCTCAGCTGCAATCTGAAATTCTCGACGCCATCTGGCCGCATCTGAAATCAGGCGGGACGCTGGTCTATGCAACATGTTCCATACTTCCGGAAGAAAACAGCCAGCAAATTGCAGCCTTCCTTAAACGTACCCCTGATGCTGCACTGCATGACACAGGGACGCCAGAGCGTCCTGGTCAGCAAAACCTGCCTGGCGCAGAAGAAGGTGATGGCTTCTTTTACGCTAAGCTAATCAAAGAGTGA
- a CDS encoding gamma carbonic anhydrase family protein, with amino-acid sequence MSAVLRPYKDLFPQKGDRVMIDASSVVIGDVRIADDVSIWPLVAIRGDVNYVAIGARTNIQDGSVLHVTHRSSYNPEGNPLIIGEDVTVGHKVMLHGCTIGNRVLVGMGSILLDDVIVEDDVMIGAGSLVPQNRRLESGYLYLGSPVKQIRPLKEAEIEGLKYSANNYVKWKDEYLAQDNQTQP; translated from the coding sequence ATGTCTGCAGTATTACGTCCTTATAAAGATCTGTTCCCCCAAAAAGGCGATCGTGTGATGATCGATGCCAGTAGTGTCGTCATTGGCGATGTCCGAATCGCCGATGACGTCAGCATCTGGCCTCTCGTTGCGATCAGGGGGGATGTTAACTATGTGGCAATTGGCGCACGCACCAATATTCAGGACGGTAGCGTTCTGCATGTGACCCACAGATCCTCATATAACCCGGAAGGCAATCCCCTCATCATCGGAGAGGATGTTACCGTTGGCCATAAAGTGATGCTCCACGGCTGCACTATCGGGAATCGGGTGCTTGTTGGTATGGGATCAATCCTGCTGGATGACGTCATAGTAGAAGATGACGTGATGATTGGTGCCGGGAGTCTTGTCCCGCAAAACAGACGCCTGGAAAGTGGCTATCTCTATTTAGGCAGCCCGGTAAAACAGATCCGCCCCTTAAAAGAGGCGGAGATCGAAGGATTGAAATATTCAGCGAATAACTACGTGAAATGGAAAGATGAGTATCTGGCTCAGGACAACCAGACCCAGCCCTGA
- the yrdB gene encoding hypothetical protein, whose amino-acid sequence MNQAIHFPDRENWDESKQAVCFPVLVHGMQLTCAISGEVLLSRFGGSNPLEVFCENRWDLEEEASDLIRDQQEDDQGWVWLS is encoded by the coding sequence GTGAATCAGGCGATCCACTTTCCTGACCGGGAAAACTGGGATGAGAGTAAACAAGCGGTCTGCTTCCCGGTGCTGGTACATGGAATGCAACTTACTTGTGCTATCAGTGGAGAAGTGCTGCTGAGTCGCTTTGGTGGTTCAAACCCGCTAGAGGTATTTTGCGAAAATCGCTGGGATCTTGAAGAAGAAGCCAGTGATTTAATCCGCGATCAGCAGGAAGACGATCAGGGCTGGGTCTGGTTGTCCTGA
- the aroE gene encoding shikimate dehydrogenase (NADP(+)): MMETYAVFGNPIAHSKSPLIHQQFAEQLQIDHPYGRVLAPVDAFVTTLDAFFEAGGKGANVTVPFKEEAFERADELTERASLAGAVNTLKRLEDGRLLGDNTDGIGLLSDLERLSFIKPGFRVLLIGAGGASRGVLLPLLSLDCAVTITNRTFSRAEELAAVFAHTGSVSAVALDDLADGEFDLVINATSSGIAGEVPAIPASLVNAHMYFYDMFYQKGKTPFLMWCEQHGAKHLADGLGMLVGQAAHAVLLWHGVLPAVEPVIEKLKQELTA; the protein is encoded by the coding sequence ATGATGGAAACTTATGCTGTTTTTGGTAATCCGATTGCACACAGTAAGTCGCCTTTGATCCATCAGCAGTTTGCTGAACAACTGCAGATAGATCATCCCTATGGCCGCGTGCTGGCACCCGTTGATGCATTTGTTACTACACTGGATGCCTTTTTTGAGGCGGGCGGTAAAGGTGCAAATGTGACGGTACCCTTTAAGGAAGAAGCTTTCGAACGTGCGGATGAGCTGACCGAGCGCGCTTCTCTTGCTGGTGCGGTGAATACGCTTAAGCGACTTGAGGATGGCCGACTCCTGGGTGACAACACTGACGGGATTGGTTTACTTAGCGATCTGGAAAGACTGTCATTTATCAAACCCGGTTTTCGGGTTTTGTTGATCGGTGCTGGCGGGGCATCGAGGGGCGTGCTGTTGCCGCTCCTTTCACTGGATTGTGCGGTGACTATTACCAACCGAACTTTCTCCCGAGCAGAAGAGTTAGCGGCGGTGTTCGCACATACTGGCAGTGTGAGCGCAGTCGCGCTTGATGATCTTGCCGATGGCGAATTCGATCTTGTCATTAATGCCACTTCCAGCGGTATTGCTGGTGAAGTGCCAGCGATCCCTGCGTCGCTGGTAAATGCCCACATGTATTTTTACGATATGTTTTATCAGAAAGGTAAAACGCCTTTCCTGATGTGGTGTGAACAACACGGCGCGAAACATCTGGCTGACGGTCTGGGTATGCTGGTGGGACAGGCAGCACATGCGGTATTGCTCTGGCACGGCGTGTTACCTGCGGTGGAACCGGTGATTGAAAAGCTGAAACAGGAGCTCACGGCGTGA
- a CDS encoding DNA-processing protein DprA: MAGKRMTSTEIWLRLINIGSLCGDAMLEAASWLLKQSTIDGAAIREAGLSVTQAKRFFALGEHELECSLVWLEQSGNHLLTANHPLYPPLLRTFPDYPGALFVKGNLTALSAVQLAVVGSRTPSWYGERWGKILCEQLSQSGFTITSGLACGIDGVAHNAALSVNGRSVAVLGNGLFSIYPRRHQPLAERLIASEGAIVSEFSLSTQPRPGHFPRRNRIISGLSLGVLVVEAALRSGSLVTARCALEQGREVFALPGPIGNPGCEGPHWLIKQGATPVTGVEDILDNLQYGLHWLPDDPEKQHYSSDQEKVALPFPKLLANVGDEVTPVDVVAERAGQPVPVTVAQLLELELAGWIAAVPGGYVRLRRACHVRRTDVFV, translated from the coding sequence ATGGCAGGGAAAAGGATGACATCCACAGAGATATGGTTACGGTTAATCAACATAGGTTCACTATGTGGTGATGCGATGCTGGAAGCGGCATCATGGCTGCTTAAGCAGTCAACGATCGATGGTGCAGCTATCAGAGAGGCCGGGTTGTCGGTAACACAGGCAAAGCGGTTTTTTGCGCTCGGTGAACATGAGCTTGAGTGCAGCCTGGTGTGGCTTGAACAGTCTGGAAACCATCTACTGACTGCAAATCATCCTCTTTATCCCCCTTTACTTCGCACTTTTCCTGATTATCCCGGGGCGCTATTCGTTAAAGGTAATCTTACCGCCCTCAGCGCTGTTCAACTGGCCGTGGTTGGAAGCCGTACGCCTTCCTGGTATGGCGAGCGCTGGGGGAAGATCCTGTGTGAGCAGCTTTCACAATCCGGTTTCACCATTACCAGCGGGCTGGCATGCGGAATTGACGGCGTAGCTCACAACGCGGCGTTGTCAGTAAACGGACGCAGTGTGGCAGTGTTGGGTAACGGGCTTTTTAGCATTTATCCGCGCAGGCATCAGCCCCTGGCTGAGCGTCTTATAGCATCCGAAGGGGCGATAGTGTCCGAGTTCTCACTGTCAACGCAGCCCAGACCTGGTCATTTCCCACGCCGTAACCGAATTATCAGCGGACTAAGCCTGGGAGTGCTGGTGGTTGAAGCGGCATTACGAAGCGGTTCACTTGTGACGGCAAGGTGTGCGCTTGAACAGGGGAGAGAAGTGTTTGCCTTACCTGGTCCAATAGGTAACCCCGGATGCGAAGGACCACACTGGCTAATAAAACAAGGTGCCACGCCAGTGACTGGTGTAGAGGACATTCTTGATAATTTGCAATATGGGCTGCATTGGTTGCCGGACGATCCCGAAAAGCAACATTATTCATCAGATCAGGAGAAGGTGGCATTGCCATTTCCTAAGCTCCTGGCTAACGTAGGAGATGAGGTAACACCTGTTGACGTTGTCGCTGAACGTGCCGGCCAACCTGTGCCAGTAACGGTAGCACAGCTACTCGAACTGGAGTTAGCAGGGTGGATCGCAGCTGTACCCGGCGGCTATGTCCGATTAAGGAGGGCATGCCATGTTCGACGTACTGATGTATTTGTTTGA
- the fmt gene encoding methionyl-tRNA formyltransferase has protein sequence MSKTLRIIFAGTPDFAARHLDALLSSGHQVVGVFTQPDRPAGRGKKLMPSPVKVLAEEHGLPVFQPASLRPQENQQLVADLNADVMVVVAYGLILPKSVLDMPHLGCINVHGSLLPRWRGAAPIQRSLWAGDAETGVTIMKMDVGLDTGDMLYKLACPITADDTSATLYDKLADLGPQGLIETLQQLADNTAKPEVQDEALVTYAEKLSKEEAQFDWSLPAAQLERCIRAFNPWPMSWMMIDDQPVKVWKASVIDSSVSAAPGTIVEANKQGIQVATSEGILNLESLQPAGKKAMSAQDLLNSRREWFIPGNRLA, from the coding sequence GTGTCTAAAACACTACGTATTATCTTCGCGGGTACCCCTGATTTTGCAGCGCGTCACCTTGACGCGCTGCTATCTTCTGGCCACCAGGTTGTGGGTGTCTTTACTCAACCGGACCGCCCTGCTGGTCGCGGTAAAAAGCTGATGCCGAGCCCGGTAAAGGTATTGGCCGAAGAACATGGATTACCTGTTTTTCAGCCTGCATCCTTACGCCCTCAGGAAAATCAACAGTTAGTCGCTGACCTGAACGCTGACGTGATGGTGGTAGTCGCTTACGGCTTAATTCTGCCAAAAAGCGTGCTTGATATGCCGCACCTGGGTTGTATCAACGTTCATGGTTCTCTGCTCCCTCGCTGGCGCGGGGCGGCACCTATTCAACGCTCTCTGTGGGCAGGCGATGCTGAAACTGGCGTCACAATCATGAAGATGGACGTAGGTTTAGACACGGGCGATATGCTGTATAAACTGGCCTGTCCAATCACTGCAGACGATACCAGTGCCACGCTATACGACAAACTGGCAGATCTTGGTCCGCAGGGTCTTATCGAAACCTTGCAGCAGCTTGCTGATAACACTGCAAAACCTGAAGTTCAGGATGAAGCGCTGGTGACCTATGCAGAAAAACTGAGCAAAGAAGAGGCTCAGTTTGACTGGTCACTACCTGCTGCTCAGCTTGAACGTTGCATTCGCGCCTTTAATCCGTGGCCAATGAGCTGGATGATGATTGATGACCAACCGGTAAAAGTCTGGAAGGCCTCTGTGATTGACAGCAGTGTGTCTGCGGCTCCAGGAACGATCGTCGAAGCGAACAAGCAAGGCATCCAGGTCGCGACCTCAGAAGGTATTTTGAATCTTGAGTCACTGCAACCTGCGGGTAAGAAAGCGATGAGCGCTCAGGATCTATTAAATTCTCGTCGCGAGTGGTTTATCCCTGGCAATCGTCTTGCCTGA
- a CDS encoding amino acid ABC transporter permease, with amino-acid sequence MTKAILSHSSRPARSTGGRVILWARKNLFSSWSNSLLTVVCLWLMWELIPPLLNWVFLQANWVGSTRADCTKAGACWVFIHERFGQFMYGLYPHEQRWRINLALVIGLLSIAVMFWKKLPHRGRYIACWAVAYPIIVWVLLYGSVLGLDRVETRQWGGLTLTLIIASVGIAGALPWGILLALGRRSKMPVVRVLSVIFIEFWRGVPLITVLFMSSVMLPLFMAEGTTIDKLIRALVGVILFQSAYVAEVVRGGLQALPKGQYEAAESLALGYWKTQGLVILPQALKLVIPGLVNTIIALFKDTSLVIIIGLFDLFSSVQQATVDPVWLGMSTEGYVFAALIYWIFCFSMSRYSQHLEKRFNTGRTPH; translated from the coding sequence ATGACTAAAGCAATATTGTCGCACTCCTCGCGTCCTGCCCGCTCGACAGGTGGGCGCGTTATTCTCTGGGCACGTAAGAACCTGTTTTCCAGTTGGAGCAATAGCCTGCTGACAGTTGTCTGCCTGTGGCTCATGTGGGAATTAATCCCACCATTGCTGAACTGGGTCTTTTTGCAGGCGAACTGGGTGGGTTCAACTCGCGCTGACTGCACGAAAGCAGGCGCATGCTGGGTATTTATCCACGAGCGTTTTGGCCAGTTCATGTATGGATTGTACCCGCACGAACAACGCTGGCGGATTAACCTGGCGCTTGTTATCGGTTTGCTCTCTATCGCCGTGATGTTCTGGAAAAAACTGCCTCACCGTGGCCGCTACATTGCCTGCTGGGCAGTTGCCTATCCCATTATTGTATGGGTGCTGTTGTATGGCAGCGTTCTGGGGCTGGATCGTGTTGAAACTCGCCAGTGGGGCGGCCTGACGCTAACGTTGATCATCGCCTCCGTCGGGATAGCCGGCGCACTGCCGTGGGGAATTTTACTCGCACTTGGACGGCGTTCAAAAATGCCGGTCGTACGTGTGCTCTCCGTCATTTTCATTGAGTTCTGGCGTGGTGTGCCGCTTATCACCGTTCTGTTTATGTCTTCGGTGATGTTGCCGTTGTTTATGGCAGAAGGCACGACGATCGACAAACTGATCCGGGCCCTCGTCGGGGTAATTCTGTTCCAGTCGGCCTATGTTGCTGAGGTAGTACGCGGTGGTCTGCAGGCATTACCTAAGGGTCAGTACGAAGCGGCGGAATCACTGGCATTGGGTTACTGGAAAACGCAGGGGCTGGTGATACTCCCGCAGGCACTCAAGCTGGTTATTCCTGGTCTGGTCAACACGATCATTGCGCTCTTTAAAGATACCAGTCTGGTGATCATCATCGGACTTTTCGATCTCTTCAGCAGTGTGCAACAAGCCACCGTTGACCCTGTCTGGCTGGGCATGTCCACCGAGGGATATGTCTTTGCTGCTCTGATCTACTGGATCTTCTGTTTTAGCATGTCGCGCTATAGCCAGCATCTGGAAAAGCGCTTTAACACCGGGCGTACACCGCACTGA
- a CDS encoding amino acid ABC transporter permease, whose product MSHHRPIVKGSLSFSHPAVRAWLFQIIAIIAVVVIVVYLIHNTVTNLNNRGITSGFAFLDRSAGFGIVQHLIDYQEGDTYGRVFVVGLLNTLLVSALCIVFASILGFFIGLARLSENWLLRKLSTIYIETFRNIPPLLQIFFWYFAVLRNLPGPRQAVDAFGLLFLSNRGLYIPSPQVAEGLYAFIAAIVLALVISAGLFRYNRKHQIKTGQLRKTWPTAVALIIGLPLLTHWLFGAALHWDIPHLRGFNFQGGMVLIPELASLTLALSIYTSAFIAEIIRAGIQAVPYGQHEAARSLGLPNTVTLRQVIIPQALRVIIPPLTSQYLNIVKNSSLAAAIGYPDMVSLFAGTVLNQTGQAIETIAITMSVYLIISLAISLLMNLYNRRIALVER is encoded by the coding sequence ATGTCCCATCACCGCCCAATCGTAAAAGGATCGTTATCCTTTTCTCATCCCGCGGTCCGCGCCTGGCTATTCCAGATTATTGCTATCATCGCGGTTGTGGTCATCGTCGTTTATTTAATTCATAACACGGTTACCAACCTGAATAATCGCGGTATCACCTCCGGCTTTGCATTTCTGGATCGCAGCGCGGGTTTTGGTATTGTTCAGCATCTTATTGATTATCAGGAAGGAGATACGTACGGACGCGTGTTTGTGGTCGGCTTACTGAATACGCTGCTGGTTTCAGCACTCTGTATTGTTTTCGCCTCCATACTGGGATTCTTTATTGGCCTGGCCAGATTGTCAGAAAACTGGCTGCTGCGAAAACTGTCGACAATTTATATTGAGACGTTTCGCAATATCCCGCCACTGTTGCAGATCTTTTTCTGGTATTTCGCCGTACTGCGTAACCTTCCAGGTCCACGCCAGGCTGTCGATGCATTCGGCCTGCTTTTCCTGAGTAACCGTGGACTTTACATTCCCTCACCACAGGTTGCGGAAGGGTTGTATGCTTTTATCGCCGCCATTGTGCTTGCTCTTGTGATCTCTGCAGGGCTATTCCGCTATAACCGTAAACACCAAATCAAAACGGGTCAGCTTCGTAAGACATGGCCAACTGCGGTTGCCCTTATCATCGGTCTGCCGTTACTGACACACTGGCTGTTTGGTGCCGCGTTGCACTGGGATATTCCGCATCTTCGTGGTTTTAACTTCCAGGGTGGGATGGTATTAATCCCTGAACTGGCATCCCTGACGCTGGCGCTTTCGATTTATACCTCTGCATTTATTGCTGAAATCATTCGCGCGGGGATCCAGGCCGTGCCATATGGGCAGCATGAAGCTGCACGCTCTCTGGGATTACCGAATACGGTGACGCTTCGTCAGGTCATTATTCCGCAGGCTTTACGGGTCATCATCCCGCCACTGACCAGCCAGTACCTCAATATTGTCAAAAACTCGTCCCTGGCAGCAGCCATTGGCTACCCCGATATGGTGTCACTGTTCGCCGGAACCGTACTTAACCAGACCGGGCAAGCCATTGAAACCATCGCCATTACCATGTCTGTCTATCTGATCATCAGCCTGGCGATCTCGTTGCTGATGAACCTTTATAACCGCCGTATCGCCCTGGTTGAGCGCTAA
- the tsaC gene encoding threonylcarbamoyl-AMP synthase — translation MNNNLPSGSIAHAVDVLKNEEVIAYPTEAVFGVGCDPDSETAVSRLLALKQRPVEKGLILIAASYEQLKPYIDDSMLTPAQRETIFSVWPGPVTFVFPAKPTTPRWLTGRFDSLAVRVTDHPLVVALCMAFGKPLVSTSANLTGLPPCRTTEEVLAQFGNDFPVAVGETGGRLNPSEIRDALTGERFRQG, via the coding sequence GTGAATAATAACCTGCCATCGGGCTCCATCGCGCATGCGGTGGATGTTCTGAAAAATGAAGAAGTCATCGCTTATCCAACAGAAGCTGTCTTTGGAGTCGGTTGCGATCCTGACAGCGAAACGGCTGTGAGCCGCTTACTTGCATTAAAACAAAGACCTGTCGAAAAAGGGCTGATTTTGATTGCTGCCAGTTACGAGCAGCTTAAACCTTATATTGATGATTCCATGCTGACTCCGGCGCAGCGTGAGACCATCTTCTCCGTATGGCCCGGGCCAGTGACCTTTGTTTTCCCGGCGAAGCCGACCACGCCGCGTTGGTTAACCGGGCGCTTTGATTCCCTCGCCGTGCGTGTAACGGATCATCCGCTGGTGGTGGCGCTATGTATGGCGTTTGGCAAACCACTGGTCTCAACCAGCGCTAACCTGACCGGGCTGCCTCCTTGCCGAACCACTGAAGAAGTACTGGCGCAGTTCGGGAATGATTTTCCGGTCGCCGTCGGTGAAACTGGGGGTCGCCTGAATCCGTCAGAAATTCGTGACGCCTTGACCGGCGAACGCTTTCGCCAGGGGTAA
- the smg gene encoding protein Smg has translation MFDVLMYLFETYIHNEAEMRVDQDKLTRDLTDAGFEREDIYNALMWLEKLADYQEGLAEPMQLASDPLSVRIYTAEECERLDASCRGFILFLEQIQVLNLETREMVIERVMALDTAEFELEDLKWVILMVLFNIPGCENAYQQMEELLFEVNEGMLH, from the coding sequence ATGTTCGACGTACTGATGTATTTGTTTGAAACTTACATCCATAACGAAGCAGAAATGCGAGTGGATCAGGACAAATTGACACGGGATCTTACCGATGCGGGATTTGAGCGGGAAGATATTTATAATGCGTTGATGTGGCTGGAGAAACTGGCTGATTATCAGGAAGGCCTCGCCGAACCGATGCAGCTTGCCTCTGACCCATTGTCAGTGCGCATCTATACAGCTGAAGAGTGTGAAAGACTGGACGCCAGCTGCCGGGGATTCATCTTATTCCTTGAGCAGATTCAGGTGCTAAACCTCGAAACGAGAGAAATGGTGATAGAGCGCGTCATGGCGCTGGATACGGCAGAGTTCGAACTGGAAGACCTGAAATGGGTGATCCTGATGGTTCTGTTTAATATTCCGGGCTGTGAAAATGCCTATCAGCAAATGGAAGAATTACTCTTTGAAGTGAATGAAGGTATGCTGCACTAA
- the def gene encoding peptide deformylase, translating to MAVLQVLHIPDERLRIVAEPVKEVNAEIQRIVDDMFDTMYTEEGIGLAATQVDIHKRIIVIDVSENRDGRLVLINPELLEKSGETGIEEGCLSIPEQRALVPRAEKIKIRALDRDGNPFELEADDLLAICIQHEMDHLVGKLFIDYLSPLKQQRIRQKVEKLDRLRSRA from the coding sequence ATGGCAGTTTTGCAAGTGTTACATATTCCGGACGAGCGCCTTCGCATCGTCGCTGAACCGGTTAAAGAAGTGAATGCAGAAATTCAGCGTATCGTCGATGATATGTTCGATACCATGTATACCGAAGAAGGTATTGGCCTTGCGGCAACGCAGGTAGACATTCACAAACGAATTATCGTGATTGATGTATCAGAGAATCGCGACGGTCGACTGGTGCTTATCAACCCTGAGTTGCTCGAGAAGAGTGGCGAAACAGGTATTGAGGAAGGTTGTCTGTCCATTCCAGAACAGCGCGCTTTAGTGCCGCGTGCCGAGAAAATCAAAATTCGCGCCCTGGATCGTGACGGTAACCCGTTCGAACTGGAAGCAGACGACCTGCTCGCAATTTGTATTCAGCATGAGATGGATCACCTGGTCGGTAAACTGTTTATCGATTATCTCTCTCCGCTGAAACAGCAGCGTATTCGTCAGAAAGTAGAGAAACTGGATCGTTTGCGCTCTCGCGCATAA
- a CDS encoding arginine ABC transporter ATP-binding protein gives MSQITMTPADAMITLENVNKWYGQFHVLKDINLKVKQGERIVLCGPSGSGKSTTIRCINHLEEHQQGRIVVDGIELNEDIRNIERVRQEVGMVFQHFNLFPHLTVLQNCTLAPIWVQKMPKKEAEALAMHYLERVRIAEHANKFPGQISGGQQQRVAIARSLCMKPKIMLFDEPTSALDPEMVKEVLDTMIGLAQSGMTMLCVTHEMGFARTVADRVIFMDRGEIVEQAPPDEFFAHPKSERTRAFLSQVIH, from the coding sequence ATGAGCCAGATTACTATGACACCCGCCGACGCGATGATTACGCTGGAAAACGTCAATAAATGGTACGGACAGTTTCACGTCCTGAAAGACATTAATCTTAAGGTAAAGCAGGGTGAACGAATCGTACTTTGCGGCCCTTCAGGTTCAGGGAAATCAACGACCATTCGCTGTATTAATCACCTTGAGGAACATCAGCAGGGTCGCATTGTTGTTGATGGCATTGAGCTGAATGAAGACATCCGCAACATCGAACGCGTGCGTCAGGAAGTGGGGATGGTGTTTCAGCACTTTAATCTGTTCCCCCACCTGACCGTTTTGCAGAACTGCACGCTGGCACCGATTTGGGTGCAAAAGATGCCGAAAAAGGAAGCCGAGGCGCTGGCGATGCACTATCTGGAACGCGTGCGTATTGCAGAGCACGCCAATAAATTCCCTGGGCAGATATCAGGTGGTCAACAACAGCGTGTGGCTATCGCCCGTTCACTGTGCATGAAACCCAAAATTATGCTGTTCGATGAACCAACATCCGCGCTGGATCCAGAAATGGTGAAAGAGGTGCTGGATACCATGATTGGGTTGGCCCAATCCGGGATGACCATGTTGTGTGTAACACATGAAATGGGGTTTGCCAGAACTGTGGCCGACCGGGTGATCTTTATGGATCGTGGAGAGATTGTTGAGCAGGCACCACCGGATGAATTCTTTGCGCATCCGAAGTCCGAACGTACCCGGGCATTTTTATCACAGGTGATTCACTAA